From Orcinus orca chromosome 3, mOrcOrc1.1, whole genome shotgun sequence, a single genomic window includes:
- the LOC101287170 gene encoding protocadherin alpha-C2 isoform X14: MELAGTRPGATEHPRFRTPMFWLLLLSLLLLLLPGPAASQLRYSVPEEQTPGALVGNVARALGLELRRLGPGCLRINHLGAPSPRYLELDLTSGALFVNERIDREALCEQRPRCLLSLEVLAHSPVAVSAVEVEVLDINDNSPRFPRPDYQLQVSESVAPGARFHIESAQDPDVGTNSVQTYELSPSEHFELDLKPLQENSKVLELVLRKGLDREQAVLHHLVLTAVDGGSPARSGTAQISVLVLDTNDNSPAFDQSTYRVQLREDAPPGTLVVKLNASDPDEGSNGELTYSLSSYTSDRERQLFSIDASTGEVRVSGELDYEEASSYQIYVQATDRGPVPMVGHCKVLVDIVDVNDNAPEVVLTDLYSPVPEDAAPNTVVALLSVNDQDSGPNRKVSLGLEATLPFRLNGFGNSYTLVVSGPLDREQVAAYNITVTATDGGVPQLTSQRTLQVEISDINDNPPSFLKDSYSIYIEENNLPGVLLCTVQATDPDEKENSEVTYSLMEREIQGLPVTSYVSINSASGSLYAVNSFDYEKFREFFVTVEARDKGSPPLSSTVTTNVYVVDVNDHAPHILYPTSTNSSAAIEMVPRTAPAGYLVTKVIAMDSDSGQNAWLFYHLAQISDLDLFKVELHTGEIRTTRKMGDESGTTFNLTVVVRDNGEPSLSASVAITVAVVDRVSRILPDTQRHVRSPRTYSEITLYLIIALSTVSFIFLLTIIVLSIIKCYRYTAYGTACCGGFCGVRERCPAELYKQANNNIDARLPHGLKVQPHFIEVRGNGSLTKTYCYKACLTAGSGSDTFMFYNTGAQTGLGPGGAQAAAGDSRHLTGQSGQSAGNLIILKNEAVSQNEPRQPNPDWRYSASLRAGMHSSVHLEEAGILRAGPGGPDQQWPTVSSATPEPEAGEVSPPVGAGVNSNSWTFKYGPGNPKQSGPEPKKQTQVSFLLRHKGEASQPRQ; encoded by the exons ATGGAGCTGGCGGGCACCAGACCTGGGGCGACAGAGCATCCCCGTTTCCGGACGCCCATGTTCTGGCTGCTGCTGCTTTCCCTGTTGCTACTGCTGCTGCCGGGCCCAGCGGCCTCCCAGCTGCGATACTCGGTGCCGGAGGAGCAGACACCTGGCGCGCTTGTGGGCAACGTGGCTCGCGCACTGGGGCTGGAGCTGCGGCGCTTGGGGCCGGGCTGCCTGCGTATCAACCACCTGGGTGCGCCCAGCCCGCGCTACCTGGAGCTGGACCTGACCAGTGGAGCTCTCTTCGTCAACGAGCGCATTGACCGGGAGGCGCTGTGTGAGCAGCGGCCTCGCTGCCTGCTCAGCCTGGAAGTGCTGGCGCACAGCCCCGTGGCGGTGAGTGCCGTGGAGGTGGAGGTACTGGACATAAACGACAACTCGCCGCGCTTCCCGCGGCCCGACTACCAGCTTCAGGTAAGCGAATCGGTGGCACCTGGAGCGCGCTTTCACATAGAGAGCGCGCAGGACCCCGACGTGGGCACCAACTCGGTGCAGACCTACGAGCTCAGCCCCAGCGAGCACTTCGAGCTGGACCTGAAACCCCTGCAGGAGAACAGTAAGGTGCTGGAGCTGGTGCTGCGTAAGGGCCTAGACCGCGAGCAGGCAGTCTTGCACCACCTGGTTCTCACAGCTGTGGACGGGGGCAGCCCAGCCCGCTCAGGCACCGCGCAGATCTCTGTGCTTGTCCTGGACACTAACGACAATTCTCCCGCCTTCGACCAGTCCACCTACCGCGTCCAGCTTCGGGAGGACGCTCCCCCAGGCACATTGGTGGTGAAGCTGAATGCCTCAGACCCGGATGAGGGCTCCAATGGCGAACTCACGTACTCCTTGAGCAGCTACACGTCGGACCGGGAGAGGCAGCTCTTCAGCATCGATGCCAGCACGGGGGAAGTGCGGGTAAGTGGAGAGCTGGATTATGAGGAGGCCTCTTCCTACCAGATCTATGTGCAGGCAACAGACCGGGGTCCAGTGCCCATGGTGGGTCACTGCAAGGTGCTGGTGGACATCGTGGATGTGAATGATAACGCACCAGAGGTGGTGCTCACGGACCTGTACAGCCCAGTGCCTGAAGATGCTGCGCCCAACACCGTTGTGGCCCTTCTCAGTGTCAATGACCAAGATTCAGGTCCCAACCGGAAAGTGAGCCTGGGCCTGGAGGCCACACTGCCTTTCCGACTGAATGGCTTTGGAAACTCCTACACACTGGTGGTGAGTGGCCCCCTGGACAGGGAGCAGGTGGCTGCCTACAACATCACAGTGACAGCCACTGATGGGGGAGTACCACAGCTCACATCCCAGCGGACACTGCAGGTTGAGATCTCTGACATCAATGACAATCCACCCAGCTTCCTGAAGGACTCTTACTCCATTTACATCGAGGAAAACAATTTGCCAGGGGTGTTGCTCTGCACTGTGCAAGCCACAGACCCAGATGAAAAGGAGAATTCGGAGGTGACCTACTCCCTCATGGAGAGGGAGATTCAAGGGCTGCCAGTCACCTCCTATGTCTCCATTAACAGTGCCAGTGGCAGCCTTTATGCTGTCAACTCCTTTGATTATGAGAAATTTCGGGAGTTCTTTGTGACTGTGGAGGCCCGGGACAAGGGGAGCCCACCACTGAGCAGCACTGTGACCACCAACGTGTATGTAGTGGACGTGAATGACCATGCCCCTCACATCCTATACCCTACCTCAACCAATTCGTCAGCAGCCATTGAAATGGTGCCTCGAACTGCCCCTGCTGGCTACCTGGTCACTAAAGTCATAGCCATGGACTCAGACTCTGGGCAGAATGCTTGGCTCTTTTACCATCTGGCCCAGATTTCTGACCTGGACCTCTTTAAGGTAGAGCTACATACAGGAGAAATTAGGACTACCAGGAAGATGGGAGATGAGAGTGGAACCACTTTCAACCTGACCGTGGTGGTCCGAGACAATGGAGAGCCATCGCTGTCAGCCTCTGTGGCCATTACAGTAGCTGTAGTGGATAGGGTTTCCAGAATCCTCCCTGACACTCAGAGACATGTGAGAAGTCCTCGGACATACTCTGAAATTACACTTTATCTAATAATAGCATTAAGCACAgtgtcttttatatttcttttgacaATCATTGTTTTGAGCATCATCAAGTGCTACCGCTACACTGCTTATGGCACTGCGTGCTGTGGAGGCTTCTGTGGAGTGAGGGAGAGGTGCCCTGCAGAACTCTACAAACAGGCCAACAACAATATTGATGCCAGGTTACCACACGGCCTCAAAGTGCAGCCTCACTTCATTGAAGTGCGAGGGAACGGCTCCCTCACCAAGACCTACTGCTACAAGGCCTGTCTGACAGCAGGCTCAGGGAGTGACACTTTCATGTTTTACAACACAGGGGCGCAGACAGGACTGGGACCTGGGGGAGCCCAAGCAGCAGCAGGTGACAGCAGGCACCTCACAGGCCAAAGTGGGCAGAGTGCTGGGAACCTGATTATTCTAAAAAACGAAGCTGTTTCTCAAAATGAG CCCCGACAACCCAATCCTGACTGGCGTTACTCTGCCTCCCTGAGAGCAGGAATGCACAG TTCTGTGCACCTGGAAGAGGCTGGCATTCTACGAGCTGGTCCAGGAGGGCCTGATCAGCAGTGGCCAACAGTATCCAGTGCGACACCAG